In Patagioenas fasciata isolate bPatFas1 chromosome 20, bPatFas1.hap1, whole genome shotgun sequence, a genomic segment contains:
- the TRIM32 gene encoding E3 ubiquitin-protein ligase TRIM32 isoform X2: protein MLKHDAAWQRIRAPWNRCEYKTLHQLKLPWKAMAAAPHLNSDALREVLECPICMESFTEEHLRPKLLHCGHTICKQCLEKLLANSINGIRCPFCSKITRTTSLAQLTDNLTVLKIIDTTGLGEVVGLLMCKVCGRRLPRHFCKSCSLVLCEPCKETSHMPQGHRVIAIKEAAEERRREFGTRLARLRELMGDLQKRKASLEGVSRDLQSRYKAVLQDYSKEERKIQEELARSRKFFTTSLSDVEKVNNQVMEEQAYLLNLAEVQIMSRCDYFLAKIKQGDIALLEEAADEEEPELTNSLPRELTLQEVELLKVSHVGPLQIGQVVKKPRTVNMEESLVETAASSSASFREPDFVQEEPSCTPSSSPAKPRMPEAATSIQQCHFIKKMGSKGSLPGMFNLPVSLHVTLQGEVLVADRGNFRIQVFTRKGFLKEIRRSPSGIDSFVLSFLGADLPNLTPLSVTMNCHGLIGVTDSYDNSVKVYTMDGHCVACHRSQLSKPWGITALPSGQFVVTDVEGGKLWCFTVDRGMGVVKYNCLCSAVRPKFVTCDAEGTIYFTQGLGLNLENRQYEHHLEGGFSIGSVGPDGQLGRQISHFFSENEDFRCIAGMCVDARGDLIVADSSRKEILHFPKGGGYNILIREGLVCPIGIAITPKGQLLVLDCWDHCIKIYSYHLRRYSTP from the exons ATGCTGAAGCATgatgcagcatggcagag AATCAGAGCACCTTGGAATAGATGCGAGTACAAGACGCTGCACCAGCTAAAGCTGCCCTGGAAAGCCATGGCTGCCGCCCCTCATCTCAACTCGGATGCGCTCCGAGAGGTCCTGGAGTGCCCCATCTGCATGGAGTCCTTCACCGAGGAGCACCTGAGACCCAAACTCTTACACTGCGGGCACACCATCTGCAAACAGTGCTTGGAGAAACTCCTGGCAAACAGCATTAACGGGATACGCTGCCCCTTCTGCAGCAAAATCACACGAACCACGAGCTTAGCTCAGCTGACTGACAACCTTACTGTGCTGAAGATCATAGACACCACCGGACTGGGGGAAGTGGTGGGTCTGCTCATGTGCAAGGTCTGTGGGAGAAGGTTGCCAAGACACTTTTGCAAAAGCTGTAGCTTGGTTTTGTGTGAACCGTGCAAGGAGACATCACACATGCCCCAAGGGCATAGAGTCATTGCTATCAAAGAGGCTGCTGAAGAGCGAAGGAGGGAATTTGGGACAAGGCTTGCCAGACTTCGGGAGCTCATGGGTGATctgcaaaaaagaaaagcatctttGGAGGGTGTTTCAAGAGACCTACAATCTAGATACAAAGCAGTTCTGCAAGATTACAGCAAAGAAGAGCGCAAGATCCAGGAAGAACTGGCAAGGTCACGCAAGTTCTTCACCACTTCTTTGTCTGATGTGGAGAAGGTAAACAATCAGGTAATGGAGGAGCAAGCTTATCTGCTGAACTTAGCAGAAGTGCAGATAATGTCTCGCTGTGACTAtttccttgccaaaataaagcagGGAGATATAGCTCTCTTGGAGGAGGCAGCAGATGAGGAAGAACCAGAACTGACCAACAGTCTCCCGAGGGAGCTGACTCTTCAAGAGGTTGAACTCCTCAAAGTGAGCCACGTGGGACCGCTGCAGATCGGGCAGGTGGTGAAGAAACCCCGGACTGTTAACATGGAGGAATCGCTCGTGGAAACTGCAGCATCCTCATCAGCATCATTTCGGGAGCCCGACTTTGTGCAAGAAGAGCCcagctgcacacccagctcctcacCAGCCAAGCCAAGGATGCCCGAAGCAGCCACGAGCATCCAGCAGTGTCACTTCATCAAGAAGATGGGCTCCAAGGGCAGCCTGCCAGGGATGTTTAACCTCCCCGTCAGCCTGCACGTCACCCTGCAAGGAGAAGTGCTCGTGGCGGACCGAGGCAATTTCCGAATCCAGGTTTTTACCCGCAAGGGCTTTCTGAAGGAGATCCGCCGGAGCCCTAGCGGAATCGATAGCTTTGTACTGAGTTTCCTCGGGGCAGACTTGCCCAATTTGACTCCCCTTTCTGTCACCATGAACTGCCACGGCCTGATAGGTGTGACGGACAGCTACGATAACTCCGTCAAGGTCTACACCATGGATGGCCATTGCGTGGCCTGTCATCGGAGCCAGCTCAGCAAGCCCTGGGGCATCACGGCTCTGCCTTCGGGGCAGTTCGTAGTGACCGATGTGGAAGGGGGGAAACTCTGGTGTTTCACGGTGGACCGCGGCATGGGGGTAGTAAAATACAATTGCTTATGTAGCGCCGTGCGCCCAAAGTTTGTCACCTGCGATGCTGAAGGGACCATTTACTTTACTCAAGGGCTGGGGCTCAACCTGGAGAACCGGCAGTACGAACACCACCTGGAAGGAGGATTTTCAATCGGCTCTGTCGGCCCCGATGGGCAGCTGGGACGCCAGATCAGCCACTTCTTCTCCGAGAATGAGGATTTCAGGTGCATCGCTGGGATGTGTGTCGATGccaggggagacctcattgtcgCTGACAGCAGCCGGAAGGAAATCCTGCATTTTCCTAAAGGAGGCGGGTATAACATCCTAATCCGGGAAGGACTCGTCTGTCCCATCGGTATCGCCATTACTCCCAAagggcagctgctggtgctggactGCTGGGATCACTGCATTAAGATCTACAGTTACCATCTGAGAAGGTATTCTACCCCTTAA
- the TRIM32 gene encoding E3 ubiquitin-protein ligase TRIM32 isoform X3, with product MAAAPHLNSDALREVLECPICMESFTEEHLRPKLLHCGHTICKQCLEKLLANSINGIRCPFCSKITRTTSLAQLTDNLTVLKIIDTTGLGEVVGLLMCKVCGRRLPRHFCKSCSLVLCEPCKETSHMPQGHRVIAIKEAAEERRREFGTRLARLRELMGDLQKRKASLEGVSRDLQSRYKAVLQDYSKEERKIQEELARSRKFFTTSLSDVEKVNNQVMEEQAYLLNLAEVQIMSRCDYFLAKIKQGDIALLEEAADEEEPELTNSLPRELTLQEVELLKVSHVGPLQIGQVVKKPRTVNMEESLVETAASSSASFREPDFVQEEPSCTPSSSPAKPRMPEAATSIQQCHFIKKMGSKGSLPGMFNLPVSLHVTLQGEVLVADRGNFRIQVFTRKGFLKEIRRSPSGIDSFVLSFLGADLPNLTPLSVTMNCHGLIGVTDSYDNSVKVYTMDGHCVACHRSQLSKPWGITALPSGQFVVTDVEGGKLWCFTVDRGMGVVKYNCLCSAVRPKFVTCDAEGTIYFTQGLGLNLENRQYEHHLEGGFSIGSVGPDGQLGRQISHFFSENEDFRCIAGMCVDARGDLIVADSSRKEILHFPKGGGYNILIREGLVCPIGIAITPKGQLLVLDCWDHCIKIYSYHLRSSGKALKSTQTPS from the exons ATGGCTGCCGCCCCTCATCTCAACTCGGATGCGCTCCGAGAGGTCCTGGAGTGCCCCATCTGCATGGAGTCCTTCACCGAGGAGCACCTGAGACCCAAACTCTTACACTGCGGGCACACCATCTGCAAACAGTGCTTGGAGAAACTCCTGGCAAACAGCATTAACGGGATACGCTGCCCCTTCTGCAGCAAAATCACACGAACCACGAGCTTAGCTCAGCTGACTGACAACCTTACTGTGCTGAAGATCATAGACACCACCGGACTGGGGGAAGTGGTGGGTCTGCTCATGTGCAAGGTCTGTGGGAGAAGGTTGCCAAGACACTTTTGCAAAAGCTGTAGCTTGGTTTTGTGTGAACCGTGCAAGGAGACATCACACATGCCCCAAGGGCATAGAGTCATTGCTATCAAAGAGGCTGCTGAAGAGCGAAGGAGGGAATTTGGGACAAGGCTTGCCAGACTTCGGGAGCTCATGGGTGATctgcaaaaaagaaaagcatctttGGAGGGTGTTTCAAGAGACCTACAATCTAGATACAAAGCAGTTCTGCAAGATTACAGCAAAGAAGAGCGCAAGATCCAGGAAGAACTGGCAAGGTCACGCAAGTTCTTCACCACTTCTTTGTCTGATGTGGAGAAGGTAAACAATCAGGTAATGGAGGAGCAAGCTTATCTGCTGAACTTAGCAGAAGTGCAGATAATGTCTCGCTGTGACTAtttccttgccaaaataaagcagGGAGATATAGCTCTCTTGGAGGAGGCAGCAGATGAGGAAGAACCAGAACTGACCAACAGTCTCCCGAGGGAGCTGACTCTTCAAGAGGTTGAACTCCTCAAAGTGAGCCACGTGGGACCGCTGCAGATCGGGCAGGTGGTGAAGAAACCCCGGACTGTTAACATGGAGGAATCGCTCGTGGAAACTGCAGCATCCTCATCAGCATCATTTCGGGAGCCCGACTTTGTGCAAGAAGAGCCcagctgcacacccagctcctcacCAGCCAAGCCAAGGATGCCCGAAGCAGCCACGAGCATCCAGCAGTGTCACTTCATCAAGAAGATGGGCTCCAAGGGCAGCCTGCCAGGGATGTTTAACCTCCCCGTCAGCCTGCACGTCACCCTGCAAGGAGAAGTGCTCGTGGCGGACCGAGGCAATTTCCGAATCCAGGTTTTTACCCGCAAGGGCTTTCTGAAGGAGATCCGCCGGAGCCCTAGCGGAATCGATAGCTTTGTACTGAGTTTCCTCGGGGCAGACTTGCCCAATTTGACTCCCCTTTCTGTCACCATGAACTGCCACGGCCTGATAGGTGTGACGGACAGCTACGATAACTCCGTCAAGGTCTACACCATGGATGGCCATTGCGTGGCCTGTCATCGGAGCCAGCTCAGCAAGCCCTGGGGCATCACGGCTCTGCCTTCGGGGCAGTTCGTAGTGACCGATGTGGAAGGGGGGAAACTCTGGTGTTTCACGGTGGACCGCGGCATGGGGGTAGTAAAATACAATTGCTTATGTAGCGCCGTGCGCCCAAAGTTTGTCACCTGCGATGCTGAAGGGACCATTTACTTTACTCAAGGGCTGGGGCTCAACCTGGAGAACCGGCAGTACGAACACCACCTGGAAGGAGGATTTTCAATCGGCTCTGTCGGCCCCGATGGGCAGCTGGGACGCCAGATCAGCCACTTCTTCTCCGAGAATGAGGATTTCAGGTGCATCGCTGGGATGTGTGTCGATGccaggggagacctcattgtcgCTGACAGCAGCCGGAAGGAAATCCTGCATTTTCCTAAAGGAGGCGGGTATAACATCCTAATCCGGGAAGGACTCGTCTGTCCCATCGGTATCGCCATTACTCCCAAagggcagctgctggtgctggactGCTGGGATCACTGCATTAAGATCTACAGTTACCATCTGAGAAG CTCAGGCAAAGCACTGAAGAGCACACAAACACCCAGCTGA
- the TRIM32 gene encoding E3 ubiquitin-protein ligase TRIM32 isoform X4 — protein MEKPGLKLNGNQSGIKLNQNTRTRIRAPWNRCEYKTLHQLKLPWKAMAAAPHLNSDALREVLECPICMESFTEEHLRPKLLHCGHTICKQCLEKLLANSINGIRCPFCSKITRTTSLAQLTDNLTVLKIIDTTGLGEVVGLLMCKVCGRRLPRHFCKSCSLVLCEPCKETSHMPQGHRVIAIKEAAEERRREFGTRLARLRELMGDLQKRKASLEGVSRDLQSRYKAVLQDYSKEERKIQEELARSRKFFTTSLSDVEKVNNQVMEEQAYLLNLAEVQIMSRCDYFLAKIKQGDIALLEEAADEEEPELTNSLPRELTLQEVELLKVSHVGPLQIGQVVKKPRTVNMEESLVETAASSSASFREPDFVQEEPSCTPSSSPAKPRMPEAATSIQQCHFIKKMGSKGSLPGMFNLPVSLHVTLQGEVLVADRGNFRIQVFTRKGFLKEIRRSPSGIDSFVLSFLGADLPNLTPLSVTMNCHGLIGVTDSYDNSVKVYTMDGHCVACHRSQLSKPWGITALPSGQFVVTDVEGGKLWCFTVDRGMGVVKYNCLCSAVRPKFVTCDAEGTIYFTQGLGLNLENRQYEHHLEGGFSIGSVGPDGQLGRQISHFFSENEDFRCIAGMCVDARGDLIVADSSRKEILHFPKGGGYNILIREGLVCPIGIAITPKGQLLVLDCWDHCIKIYSYHLRRYSTP, from the exons ATGGAGAAACCTGGATTGAAGCTGAACGGCAACCAGAGCGGTATAAAACTGAACCAGAATACAAGAACGAG AATCAGAGCACCTTGGAATAGATGCGAGTACAAGACGCTGCACCAGCTAAAGCTGCCCTGGAAAGCCATGGCTGCCGCCCCTCATCTCAACTCGGATGCGCTCCGAGAGGTCCTGGAGTGCCCCATCTGCATGGAGTCCTTCACCGAGGAGCACCTGAGACCCAAACTCTTACACTGCGGGCACACCATCTGCAAACAGTGCTTGGAGAAACTCCTGGCAAACAGCATTAACGGGATACGCTGCCCCTTCTGCAGCAAAATCACACGAACCACGAGCTTAGCTCAGCTGACTGACAACCTTACTGTGCTGAAGATCATAGACACCACCGGACTGGGGGAAGTGGTGGGTCTGCTCATGTGCAAGGTCTGTGGGAGAAGGTTGCCAAGACACTTTTGCAAAAGCTGTAGCTTGGTTTTGTGTGAACCGTGCAAGGAGACATCACACATGCCCCAAGGGCATAGAGTCATTGCTATCAAAGAGGCTGCTGAAGAGCGAAGGAGGGAATTTGGGACAAGGCTTGCCAGACTTCGGGAGCTCATGGGTGATctgcaaaaaagaaaagcatctttGGAGGGTGTTTCAAGAGACCTACAATCTAGATACAAAGCAGTTCTGCAAGATTACAGCAAAGAAGAGCGCAAGATCCAGGAAGAACTGGCAAGGTCACGCAAGTTCTTCACCACTTCTTTGTCTGATGTGGAGAAGGTAAACAATCAGGTAATGGAGGAGCAAGCTTATCTGCTGAACTTAGCAGAAGTGCAGATAATGTCTCGCTGTGACTAtttccttgccaaaataaagcagGGAGATATAGCTCTCTTGGAGGAGGCAGCAGATGAGGAAGAACCAGAACTGACCAACAGTCTCCCGAGGGAGCTGACTCTTCAAGAGGTTGAACTCCTCAAAGTGAGCCACGTGGGACCGCTGCAGATCGGGCAGGTGGTGAAGAAACCCCGGACTGTTAACATGGAGGAATCGCTCGTGGAAACTGCAGCATCCTCATCAGCATCATTTCGGGAGCCCGACTTTGTGCAAGAAGAGCCcagctgcacacccagctcctcacCAGCCAAGCCAAGGATGCCCGAAGCAGCCACGAGCATCCAGCAGTGTCACTTCATCAAGAAGATGGGCTCCAAGGGCAGCCTGCCAGGGATGTTTAACCTCCCCGTCAGCCTGCACGTCACCCTGCAAGGAGAAGTGCTCGTGGCGGACCGAGGCAATTTCCGAATCCAGGTTTTTACCCGCAAGGGCTTTCTGAAGGAGATCCGCCGGAGCCCTAGCGGAATCGATAGCTTTGTACTGAGTTTCCTCGGGGCAGACTTGCCCAATTTGACTCCCCTTTCTGTCACCATGAACTGCCACGGCCTGATAGGTGTGACGGACAGCTACGATAACTCCGTCAAGGTCTACACCATGGATGGCCATTGCGTGGCCTGTCATCGGAGCCAGCTCAGCAAGCCCTGGGGCATCACGGCTCTGCCTTCGGGGCAGTTCGTAGTGACCGATGTGGAAGGGGGGAAACTCTGGTGTTTCACGGTGGACCGCGGCATGGGGGTAGTAAAATACAATTGCTTATGTAGCGCCGTGCGCCCAAAGTTTGTCACCTGCGATGCTGAAGGGACCATTTACTTTACTCAAGGGCTGGGGCTCAACCTGGAGAACCGGCAGTACGAACACCACCTGGAAGGAGGATTTTCAATCGGCTCTGTCGGCCCCGATGGGCAGCTGGGACGCCAGATCAGCCACTTCTTCTCCGAGAATGAGGATTTCAGGTGCATCGCTGGGATGTGTGTCGATGccaggggagacctcattgtcgCTGACAGCAGCCGGAAGGAAATCCTGCATTTTCCTAAAGGAGGCGGGTATAACATCCTAATCCGGGAAGGACTCGTCTGTCCCATCGGTATCGCCATTACTCCCAAagggcagctgctggtgctggactGCTGGGATCACTGCATTAAGATCTACAGTTACCATCTGAGAAGGTATTCTACCCCTTAA
- the TRIM32 gene encoding E3 ubiquitin-protein ligase TRIM32 isoform X1, producing MLKHDAAWQRIRAPWNRCEYKTLHQLKLPWKAMAAAPHLNSDALREVLECPICMESFTEEHLRPKLLHCGHTICKQCLEKLLANSINGIRCPFCSKITRTTSLAQLTDNLTVLKIIDTTGLGEVVGLLMCKVCGRRLPRHFCKSCSLVLCEPCKETSHMPQGHRVIAIKEAAEERRREFGTRLARLRELMGDLQKRKASLEGVSRDLQSRYKAVLQDYSKEERKIQEELARSRKFFTTSLSDVEKVNNQVMEEQAYLLNLAEVQIMSRCDYFLAKIKQGDIALLEEAADEEEPELTNSLPRELTLQEVELLKVSHVGPLQIGQVVKKPRTVNMEESLVETAASSSASFREPDFVQEEPSCTPSSSPAKPRMPEAATSIQQCHFIKKMGSKGSLPGMFNLPVSLHVTLQGEVLVADRGNFRIQVFTRKGFLKEIRRSPSGIDSFVLSFLGADLPNLTPLSVTMNCHGLIGVTDSYDNSVKVYTMDGHCVACHRSQLSKPWGITALPSGQFVVTDVEGGKLWCFTVDRGMGVVKYNCLCSAVRPKFVTCDAEGTIYFTQGLGLNLENRQYEHHLEGGFSIGSVGPDGQLGRQISHFFSENEDFRCIAGMCVDARGDLIVADSSRKEILHFPKGGGYNILIREGLVCPIGIAITPKGQLLVLDCWDHCIKIYSYHLRSSGKALKSTQTPS from the exons ATGCTGAAGCATgatgcagcatggcagag AATCAGAGCACCTTGGAATAGATGCGAGTACAAGACGCTGCACCAGCTAAAGCTGCCCTGGAAAGCCATGGCTGCCGCCCCTCATCTCAACTCGGATGCGCTCCGAGAGGTCCTGGAGTGCCCCATCTGCATGGAGTCCTTCACCGAGGAGCACCTGAGACCCAAACTCTTACACTGCGGGCACACCATCTGCAAACAGTGCTTGGAGAAACTCCTGGCAAACAGCATTAACGGGATACGCTGCCCCTTCTGCAGCAAAATCACACGAACCACGAGCTTAGCTCAGCTGACTGACAACCTTACTGTGCTGAAGATCATAGACACCACCGGACTGGGGGAAGTGGTGGGTCTGCTCATGTGCAAGGTCTGTGGGAGAAGGTTGCCAAGACACTTTTGCAAAAGCTGTAGCTTGGTTTTGTGTGAACCGTGCAAGGAGACATCACACATGCCCCAAGGGCATAGAGTCATTGCTATCAAAGAGGCTGCTGAAGAGCGAAGGAGGGAATTTGGGACAAGGCTTGCCAGACTTCGGGAGCTCATGGGTGATctgcaaaaaagaaaagcatctttGGAGGGTGTTTCAAGAGACCTACAATCTAGATACAAAGCAGTTCTGCAAGATTACAGCAAAGAAGAGCGCAAGATCCAGGAAGAACTGGCAAGGTCACGCAAGTTCTTCACCACTTCTTTGTCTGATGTGGAGAAGGTAAACAATCAGGTAATGGAGGAGCAAGCTTATCTGCTGAACTTAGCAGAAGTGCAGATAATGTCTCGCTGTGACTAtttccttgccaaaataaagcagGGAGATATAGCTCTCTTGGAGGAGGCAGCAGATGAGGAAGAACCAGAACTGACCAACAGTCTCCCGAGGGAGCTGACTCTTCAAGAGGTTGAACTCCTCAAAGTGAGCCACGTGGGACCGCTGCAGATCGGGCAGGTGGTGAAGAAACCCCGGACTGTTAACATGGAGGAATCGCTCGTGGAAACTGCAGCATCCTCATCAGCATCATTTCGGGAGCCCGACTTTGTGCAAGAAGAGCCcagctgcacacccagctcctcacCAGCCAAGCCAAGGATGCCCGAAGCAGCCACGAGCATCCAGCAGTGTCACTTCATCAAGAAGATGGGCTCCAAGGGCAGCCTGCCAGGGATGTTTAACCTCCCCGTCAGCCTGCACGTCACCCTGCAAGGAGAAGTGCTCGTGGCGGACCGAGGCAATTTCCGAATCCAGGTTTTTACCCGCAAGGGCTTTCTGAAGGAGATCCGCCGGAGCCCTAGCGGAATCGATAGCTTTGTACTGAGTTTCCTCGGGGCAGACTTGCCCAATTTGACTCCCCTTTCTGTCACCATGAACTGCCACGGCCTGATAGGTGTGACGGACAGCTACGATAACTCCGTCAAGGTCTACACCATGGATGGCCATTGCGTGGCCTGTCATCGGAGCCAGCTCAGCAAGCCCTGGGGCATCACGGCTCTGCCTTCGGGGCAGTTCGTAGTGACCGATGTGGAAGGGGGGAAACTCTGGTGTTTCACGGTGGACCGCGGCATGGGGGTAGTAAAATACAATTGCTTATGTAGCGCCGTGCGCCCAAAGTTTGTCACCTGCGATGCTGAAGGGACCATTTACTTTACTCAAGGGCTGGGGCTCAACCTGGAGAACCGGCAGTACGAACACCACCTGGAAGGAGGATTTTCAATCGGCTCTGTCGGCCCCGATGGGCAGCTGGGACGCCAGATCAGCCACTTCTTCTCCGAGAATGAGGATTTCAGGTGCATCGCTGGGATGTGTGTCGATGccaggggagacctcattgtcgCTGACAGCAGCCGGAAGGAAATCCTGCATTTTCCTAAAGGAGGCGGGTATAACATCCTAATCCGGGAAGGACTCGTCTGTCCCATCGGTATCGCCATTACTCCCAAagggcagctgctggtgctggactGCTGGGATCACTGCATTAAGATCTACAGTTACCATCTGAGAAG CTCAGGCAAAGCACTGAAGAGCACACAAACACCCAGCTGA